A single Lactuca sativa cultivar Salinas chromosome 8, Lsat_Salinas_v11, whole genome shotgun sequence DNA region contains:
- the LOC111904373 gene encoding microtubule-associated protein 70-1: MEEVTGDGGMIGMRDAMENSGGNVRPPMGETATFMMSGSFREGVGGGRSSGSGSRRRAMVRPSLDADEFMNLLHGSDPVKVELNRLENEVRDKDRELGEAQAEIKALRLSERLREKAVEELTEELSKVDEKLKLTESLLESKNLEIKKINDEKKASMAAQFAAEATLRRVHAAQKDDDMPPIEAILAPLEAELKLARQEIAKLQDDNKALDRLTKSKEAALLEAERTVQVALAKASMVDDLQNKNQELMKQIEICQEENKIMDKMHRQKVAEVEKLTQTVRELEEAVLAGGAAANAVRDYQRKVQEMNEERKTLDRELARAKVTANRVATVVANEWKDSNDKVMPVKQWLEERRFLQGEMQHLRDKLVITERAARSEAQLKEKFQLRLRVLEDTLRSPNPMNRIGSSDGKSMSNGGPSRRQSLGGGGDNFTKMPSNGFLHKRSPSFQMRSSGSSSVLKHAKGTSKSFDGGTRSIDRGKVGNSPTFNIGEGKKDIETPEKSSEFTGNESEDSVPGLLYDLLQKEVISLRRSGHEKDQSLKDKDDAIEMLAKKVDTLTKAMEVEAKKMRREVAAMEKEVAAMRVDKEQDNRQKRFASSNSKPSSINRNVTRGGLTRSTQ, encoded by the exons ATGGAGGAGGTAACAGGCGACGGCGGTATGATAGGAATGAGGGATGCGATGGAGAATAGCGGCGGCAATGTACGGCCTCCGATGGGTGAGACGGCGACGTTTATGATGTCGGGATCTTTCAGGGAAGGAGTAGGAGGTGGGAGGAGCTCAGGTAGCGGTAGTCGTAGGAGAGCTATGGTGAGACCCAGCTTAGACGCCGACGAGTTTATGAATCTGCTACACGGATCGGATCCGGTGAAGGTCGAGCTTAATCGGTTGGAAAATGAAGTTAGAG ATAAGGATCGAGAATTGGGGGAAGCACAGGCGGAGATCAAGGCCCTCAGGCTATCTGAACGATTAAGGGAAAAAGCTGTTGAAGAG CTAACTGAAGAATTGTCAAAGGTGGATGAGAAGCTGAAGTTGACAGAATCTCTTCTAGAAAGCAAA AATCTTGAAATCAAGAAAATCAATGATGAAAAGAAAGCATCAATGGCAGCTCAATTTGCAGCAGAAGCCACTCTGCGAAGAGTTCATGCTGCTCAAAAAGATGATGACATGCCACCAATTGAAGCCATTCTTGCACCATTGGAAGCTGAGCTCAAACTTGCTCGACAAGAG atTGCAAAGTTACAAGATGACAACAAAGCAttagatagattgaccaagtcaaAGGAAGCTGCTTTGCTTGAAGCTGAAAGGACTGTTCAAGTTGCATTAGCAAAAGCTTCAATGGTGGATGATCTTCAAAACAAGAATCAGGAGTTGATGAAACAGATAGAAATTTGTCAG GAGGAAAATAAAATTATGGATAAAATGCATCGACAAAAGGTTGCTGAGGTGGAAAAGCTTACACAGACTGTACGTGAGCTTGAAGAAGCTGTTCTTGCTGGTGGTGCTGCTGCAAATGCAGTGAGGGATTACCaacgcaaagttcaagaaatgaAT GAGGAAAGAAAAACCCTAGACAGAGAATTAGCACGTGCAAAAGTTACAGCAAATAGAGTGGCAACAGTGGTTGCTAATGAATGGAAAGATTCTAATGATAAAGTAATGCCAGTAAAACAATGGCttgaagaaagaagattcttgCAG GGTGAGATGCAACACTTGCGCGATAAGCTGGTGATAACCGAACGTGCTGCGAGATCTGAAGCACAgttaaaa GAAAAGTTTCAACTGAGACTTAGAGTGCTGGAAGACACGTTGAGGTCGCCAAATCCTATGAATCGAATCGGTTCATCGGATGGAAAAAGCATGAGCAATGGTGGTCCTTCACGCCGCCAGTCTCTAGGTGGAGGAGGTGACAATTTTACGAAAATGCCCTCGAATGGTTTTTTGCATAAAAGATCACCATCTTTTCAGATGAGGTCTTCTGGTTCAAGTTCTGTTTTGAAGCATGCCAAGGGTACATCCAAGTCATTTGATGGTGGCACTAGATCAATTGACAGGGGTAAAGTCGGTAATAGTCCTACTTTTAATATTGGTGAGGGCAAAAAGGACATTGAAACACCTGAAAAAAGTAGTGAGTTCACTGGAAATGAAAGTGAAGATAGTGTTCCAGGGTTGTTGTATGATTTGTTGCAAAAAGAGGTGATTTCTTTGAGGAGATCTGGACATGAGAAGGATCAAAGCCTTAAAGACAAAGATGATGCCATTGAG ATGCTAGCAAAAAAAGTAGATACATTAACAAAAGCTATGGAAGTTGAAGCAAAAAAGATGAGAAGAGAAGTAGCTGCAATGGAGAAAGAGGTAGCTGCAATGCGTGTTGATAAAGAACAAGACAATAGGCAAAAACGCTTTGCTTCTTCAAACTCAAAGCCTTCTTCTATAAATAG GAATGTGACACGTGGTGGGTTGACAAGGAGCACACAATAA